The Mucilaginibacter yixingensis genome window below encodes:
- a CDS encoding nuclear transport factor 2 family protein, translating into MKQLIRHRFNALNRHDVNELLRDYDIKVESTSPSWDGIHNGVAAQKASYTSSFKSMPNLRYDVGNIYYSGDSVATIEYTTTGTLSHPENETPAYMLGRKFILNNCLILKIKDGKIIKEDLYFDQISFLRQMGFFDQQ; encoded by the coding sequence ATGAAACAGCTCATCAGGCATCGCTTTAATGCACTGAACCGCCATGATGTTAATGAATTACTCCGCGATTACGACATCAAAGTAGAATCTACGTCCCCATCGTGGGACGGCATTCATAACGGTGTGGCGGCACAAAAAGCATCATACACCAGCTCTTTTAAATCGATGCCTAACCTGCGCTATGACGTAGGTAACATTTATTACAGCGGCGATAGCGTAGCCACCATAGAATATACCACCACAGGTACCCTCAGTCACCCGGAAAACGAAACACCGGCCTACATGTTAGGGCGCAAATTCATCCTCAACAATTGCCTGATCCTGAAAATAAAGGATGGTAAGATTATAAAAGAAGATCTGTATTTCGATCAGATCTCTTTCCTGCGCCAAATGGGCTTTTTCGATCAGCAATAA
- a CDS encoding polysaccharide deacetylase family protein, translated as MSKFLAATALISLISFGNCQSKPVGDKSGATAASASATTAAASGPVNNAAIMARKQVPVICYHQIRDWRPTDSKSAKDYIIPITAFKEHIKMLADSGYHTILPDQLYAYLTTGAKLPSKPIMLTFDDTDEDQFTIANPTLKKYGFKAVYFVMTVSLNRPHYMTEAQVKQLSDEGNVIGSHTWDHHRVDKYSHNSSLKILGKNGKITLKPTDDWVTQIDKPTKKLEGITGKKIDYFAYPFGIWKKPVLPEFQKKGFKIAFQLADKRDPDYPLMTVRRILDSGYWSTKTLSNSIKNSF; from the coding sequence ATGTCTAAATTTTTAGCAGCAACTGCTTTAATCAGTTTGATAAGCTTTGGCAACTGCCAGTCAAAACCAGTTGGCGATAAATCCGGTGCTACAGCAGCAAGTGCTTCTGCCACTACGGCTGCAGCCTCTGGTCCGGTTAATAACGCAGCCATTATGGCTCGCAAACAGGTGCCTGTTATTTGTTATCACCAGATACGTGATTGGCGTCCGACAGACTCTAAAAGCGCTAAAGATTATATTATACCCATTACTGCTTTCAAAGAACATATTAAAATGCTGGCCGACAGCGGTTATCATACCATTCTGCCAGATCAGCTTTACGCTTATCTTACCACCGGTGCCAAATTGCCAAGCAAACCCATCATGCTTACTTTTGATGATACCGACGAGGATCAGTTTACCATTGCCAATCCTACCTTGAAAAAATATGGTTTCAAAGCGGTGTATTTTGTAATGACCGTATCGTTAAACCGCCCGCATTACATGACCGAGGCCCAGGTAAAACAACTGAGCGACGAAGGTAACGTAATTGGCAGCCACACCTGGGATCACCACCGTGTAGATAAATATTCGCACAACTCAAGCCTGAAAATTCTGGGCAAAAACGGCAAAATCACCCTTAAGCCAACTGACGACTGGGTTACCCAGATTGACAAGCCAACCAAAAAACTGGAGGGAATTACAGGTAAGAAGATAGATTACTTCGCCTATCCATTCGGCATCTGGAAAAAACCGGTATTACCAGAGTTCCAGAAAAAAGGCTTTAAAATTGCATTCCAGCTGGCTGATAAGCGCGACCCCGATTATCCGCTAATGACCGTTCGCCGCATATTGGATAGCGGATACTGGAGCACCAAAACCCTGAGCAACAGCATTAAAAATAGCTTCTAA
- the ruvB gene encoding Holliday junction branch migration DNA helicase RuvB: MNEHLNPERDNISPAEYDIEKVLRPQAFEDFTGQQKILTNLKVFVQAARQRGEALDHVLLHGPPGLGKTTLSHIIANEMGTGIKITSGPVLDKPGDLAGLLTNLEAGDILFIDEIHRLSPLVEEYLYSAMEDFKIDIMLESGPNARSVQLSLNPFTLIGATTRSGLLTAPLRARFGINARLEYYDAKLLTTIVLRSSSILKTPIEETGAFEIARRSRGTPRIANALLRRTRDFAQIKGNGTVDRDIAQYALNALNVDEHGLDEMDNKILLTIIEKFKGGPVGLKTIATAVGEDEGTIEEVYEPFLIQEGFLMRTSRGREATEHAYRHLGLTKLGGQNSLF; this comes from the coding sequence ATGAACGAGCATCTTAATCCCGAACGTGACAATATTTCGCCGGCCGAGTATGATATTGAGAAAGTGCTGCGGCCGCAGGCTTTTGAAGATTTTACCGGTCAGCAAAAAATCCTCACTAACCTCAAGGTGTTTGTACAAGCCGCCCGCCAGCGTGGCGAGGCGCTTGATCACGTGCTGTTGCATGGCCCCCCGGGATTGGGTAAAACCACACTGTCGCACATCATCGCTAATGAAATGGGCACCGGTATCAAGATTACATCAGGACCGGTACTGGATAAACCCGGCGATCTGGCCGGGCTACTAACTAACCTGGAAGCAGGCGATATTTTGTTTATTGACGAGATCCACCGCCTGAGTCCGCTGGTGGAAGAGTACCTCTACTCTGCCATGGAGGATTTTAAAATTGATATTATGTTGGAGAGCGGCCCTAACGCGCGCTCGGTGCAGTTATCACTTAATCCGTTCACTTTAATTGGCGCTACTACCCGCTCTGGTTTGCTAACGGCCCCTTTGCGCGCGCGTTTTGGTATTAATGCCCGATTGGAGTATTATGATGCTAAACTCTTAACCACCATAGTTTTAAGATCATCATCCATCCTTAAAACCCCGATTGAAGAAACCGGCGCTTTTGAGATTGCCCGCCGCAGCCGTGGCACCCCGCGTATTGCCAATGCACTGCTGCGCCGCACCCGAGATTTTGCCCAGATAAAAGGCAATGGCACCGTAGACCGCGACATTGCTCAATACGCCCTGAACGCGCTGAATGTAGACGAACATGGCTTAGATGAGATGGATAACAAAATCCTCCTCACCATTATTGAGAAATTTAAAGGCGGCCCGGTAGGTTTAAAAACCATAGCCACCGCCGTGGGAGAAGACGAGGGTACCATTGAGGAAGTTTACGAACCGTTCCTGATTCAGGAAGGTTTTCTGATGCGGACCTCGCGCGGACGAGAGGCTACTGAGCATGCTTACCGCCACTTGGGTTTGACCAAATTAGGCGGGCAGAATTCCTTATTTTAA
- a CDS encoding polyprenol monophosphomannose synthase, translating to MPDSVVIIPTYNEIENVERMVRKVFSLEHDFHLLIIDDGSPDGTAAKVKELQLEFPGRLFIEERQGKLGLGTAYIHGFRWALERHYDYIMEMDCDFSHNPEDLLRLRQACIDGADMSVGSRYLKGVNVVNWPMSRVLMSYFASMYVRIVTGMSVTDATAGFVCYKRRVLQTIRLHKIKFVGYAFQIEMKYTTVKHAFNLVEVPIIFTDRTAGTSKMSTSIFREAFFGVIQMKINSIFRKYPEGDGD from the coding sequence GTGCCCGATAGCGTAGTCATAATACCTACATATAACGAGATTGAGAACGTAGAACGCATGGTGCGTAAAGTGTTCTCGCTTGAGCATGATTTTCATTTGCTGATCATTGACGATGGCTCGCCCGATGGCACTGCCGCAAAAGTTAAAGAGCTGCAACTGGAATTTCCCGGCCGTTTGTTTATAGAAGAACGCCAGGGCAAACTGGGCTTGGGTACCGCATACATCCATGGTTTCAGGTGGGCATTAGAGCGCCATTATGATTACATTATGGAGATGGACTGCGATTTCTCGCACAACCCTGAAGATCTGCTGCGCCTGCGTCAGGCTTGTATTGACGGCGCCGATATGTCTGTAGGTTCACGTTACCTGAAAGGTGTTAACGTGGTTAACTGGCCAATGAGCCGCGTACTGATGAGCTACTTTGCATCTATGTACGTACGCATTGTTACCGGCATGAGCGTAACCGATGCCACCGCCGGTTTTGTATGCTACAAGCGCCGCGTGCTGCAAACCATCCGTTTGCACAAAATTAAATTTGTGGGCTACGCCTTCCAGATTGAGATGAAATACACTACCGTTAAACATGCTTTTAACCTGGTAGAAGTGCCTATCATATTTACCGACCGTACCGCCGGTACCTCTAAAATGTCTACAAGCATCTTCCGCGAAGCCTTCTTTGGTGTAATCCAGATGAAGATTAACAGCATTTTCAGGAAATACCCTGAAGGTGACGGAGATTAA
- a CDS encoding POT family MFS transporter, whose translation MSAETAVSVQKTKSKYPRSIPFIIGNEAAERFSFYGMRSILVIFLVNQFYNPTHNPALTTVAQAKANADTHFFVALAYSLPFVGGLVADWFTGKYRIILNISIVYCIGHLFLALFDNNLDMFTAGLVLIAIGAGGIKSCVSANVGDQFDASNQDLLSKVYGWFYFSINAGSVISTILIPWVYEAYGAKWAFGIPGVLMALATIIFFSGRKLYVRVPPAGVNKDNFVFISLYALFHAGQKQKGQSLLDVAKAKHDPEKVEGVKAVYRVIMVFFFALAFWAVWDQNLSEWVLQADTMNREINLGFTKFTMLAGQVQTFNPVFLLIFIPIFNYWIYPALDKMGLKTTPLRRLGFGLFLTALSFAIIAWIQSLIDHGAHPSIWWQILAYVVLSAAEVLVSITGLEYAYTHSPKSMKSTMTAIWLLVVALGNLITGAVNKNISNHGFLEKYMIGANYYWFFVGFVSIFTVAFMIISPRLKEHNYITAAEEGKIVADTNNL comes from the coding sequence ATGAGTGCAGAAACAGCTGTATCAGTACAAAAAACCAAGTCAAAATACCCCCGAAGTATCCCTTTTATTATTGGTAACGAGGCCGCCGAGCGATTTAGCTTTTATGGCATGCGCTCTATCCTGGTAATATTTTTGGTGAACCAGTTTTATAATCCAACTCACAATCCCGCTTTAACCACCGTAGCCCAGGCTAAGGCCAACGCAGACACGCACTTTTTTGTGGCGCTGGCTTATAGCCTTCCATTTGTTGGCGGCCTTGTGGCCGATTGGTTTACCGGCAAATACCGCATCATCCTTAACATCTCTATTGTTTACTGTATTGGTCACCTTTTCCTGGCGTTGTTTGATAACAACCTGGATATGTTTACTGCAGGTTTAGTGTTGATAGCCATTGGTGCCGGCGGTATTAAATCGTGTGTATCTGCCAACGTAGGAGACCAATTTGATGCCTCTAACCAGGATCTGCTTTCAAAAGTTTATGGCTGGTTTTATTTCAGCATCAACGCAGGCTCAGTAATATCTACTATTCTTATTCCATGGGTATATGAGGCCTATGGTGCCAAATGGGCTTTCGGTATTCCGGGCGTATTAATGGCGTTGGCCACTATTATCTTTTTCTCTGGCCGTAAGTTGTATGTGCGCGTACCTCCGGCCGGTGTTAATAAAGACAACTTTGTATTTATCTCGTTATATGCGCTTTTCCACGCTGGTCAAAAGCAAAAAGGACAATCATTGCTGGATGTAGCCAAAGCCAAGCACGATCCTGAAAAAGTAGAGGGTGTTAAAGCTGTTTACCGCGTTATTATGGTATTCTTCTTTGCGCTGGCGTTCTGGGCGGTTTGGGATCAAAACCTTTCTGAATGGGTTTTGCAGGCCGACACGATGAACCGCGAAATTAACCTGGGCTTCACCAAGTTTACCATGCTGGCCGGACAGGTACAAACCTTTAACCCGGTGTTCCTGCTTATCTTTATCCCTATATTTAACTACTGGATCTATCCCGCGTTAGATAAAATGGGACTAAAAACCACCCCACTCAGAAGATTGGGCTTTGGTTTATTTCTAACCGCATTATCATTTGCTATTATTGCCTGGATACAAAGTTTGATTGACCACGGCGCTCACCCATCTATCTGGTGGCAGATCCTGGCGTACGTGGTGTTATCGGCTGCCGAAGTTTTGGTATCAATTACCGGTTTGGAATATGCTTACACCCATTCACCAAAATCAATGAAGAGTACCATGACAGCCATTTGGTTACTGGTGGTAGCACTGGGTAACCTGATTACCGGAGCCGTCAACAAGAACATATCTAATCACGGTTTTCTGGAGAAATACATGATAGGCGCAAACTACTACTGGTTTTTTGTGGGTTTTGTATCGATTTTCACGGTGGCATTTATGATTATTTCGCCACGCTTAAAAGAACATAACTACATTACCGCTGCCGAAGAAGGCAAAATTGTAGCCGACACCAACAATTTATAG